A region from the Drosophila takahashii strain IR98-3 E-12201 chromosome 2L, DtakHiC1v2, whole genome shotgun sequence genome encodes:
- the LOC108069381 gene encoding uncharacterized protein translates to MSSSKLVLLILVIACLLFITWARPRSRSSIYNEVNSLPAERRMSNEIMDQISPLRVPHKREFFLKRRSFASPKMMMSRSPFLERFYNQPVPEIAPGGSNYFGNNVEPLSTFEILEPESLF, encoded by the coding sequence ATGTCGAGCTCTAAACTTGTCCTTCTTATCCTGGTCATCGCCTGCTTGCTTTTCATTACCTGGGCACGCCCTAGGTCGAGGTCTTCGATATACAATGAGGTTAATTCCTTGCCGGCCGAGAGGAGGATGAGCAACGAAATCATGGACCAGATATCGCCCTTGAGGGTGCCACATAAAAGAGAGTTCTTCCTGAAGAGGCGCTCCTTCGCCAGTCCAAAGATGATGATGTCCAGGAGTCCGTTCCTCGAGCGTTTCTACAATCAGCCGGTACCCGAGATTGCTCCTGGTGGATCAAACTACTTTGGCAATAACGTCGAGCCGCTGTCCACCTTCGAGATCCTGGAACCAGAATCATTATTTTag
- the AstC gene encoding uncharacterized protein AstC isoform X1 produces the protein MMKFVQILLCYGLLLTLLFALSEARPSAGETGPDTDGIDGQDVDEVRGAYGGGYDMPAQAIYPNIPMDRLQMLFAQYRPTSYSAYLRSPTYGNVNELYRLPESKRQVRYRQCYFNPISCFRK, from the exons ATGATGAAATTCGTGCAGATATTATTGTGCTACGGCCTGCTCCTGACTCTTCTGTTCGCCCTTAGCGAGGCACGACCCTCGGCAGGCGAAACAGGACCG GACACCGATGGAATTGACGGACAGGACGTCGATGAGGTGCGAGGCGCCTACGGAGGAGGTTATGACATGCCAGCCCAAGCAATCTATCCCAACATTCCGATGGACCGGCTGCAGATGCTCTTCGCTCAGTACAGACCCAC CAGTTACAGCGCCTATTTAAGGAGTCCCACCTATGGCAATGTGAACGAACTTTATCGGCTGCCCGAGAGCAAACGTCAAGTTAGATACCGGCAATGCTACTTCAATCCCATCTCCTGCTTTAGGAAGTAA
- the AstC gene encoding uncharacterized protein AstC isoform X2 has protein sequence MMKFVQILLCYGLLLTLLFALSEARPSAGETGPDTDGIDGQDVDEVRGAYGGGYDMPAQAIYPNIPMDRLQMLFAQYRPTYSAYLRSPTYGNVNELYRLPESKRQVRYRQCYFNPISCFRK, from the exons ATGATGAAATTCGTGCAGATATTATTGTGCTACGGCCTGCTCCTGACTCTTCTGTTCGCCCTTAGCGAGGCACGACCCTCGGCAGGCGAAACAGGACCG GACACCGATGGAATTGACGGACAGGACGTCGATGAGGTGCGAGGCGCCTACGGAGGAGGTTATGACATGCCAGCCCAAGCAATCTATCCCAACATTCCGATGGACCGGCTGCAGATGCTCTTCGCTCAGTACAGACCCAC TTACAGCGCCTATTTAAGGAGTCCCACCTATGGCAATGTGAACGAACTTTATCGGCTGCCCGAGAGCAAACGTCAAGTTAGATACCGGCAATGCTACTTCAATCCCATCTCCTGCTTTAGGAAGTAA
- the AstC gene encoding uncharacterized protein AstC isoform X3: MMKFVQILLCYGLLLTLLFALSEARPSAGETGPDTDGIDGQDVDEVRGAYGGGYDMPAQAIYPNIPMDRLQMLFAQYRPTAYLRSPTYGNVNELYRLPESKRQVRYRQCYFNPISCFRK; the protein is encoded by the exons ATGATGAAATTCGTGCAGATATTATTGTGCTACGGCCTGCTCCTGACTCTTCTGTTCGCCCTTAGCGAGGCACGACCCTCGGCAGGCGAAACAGGACCG GACACCGATGGAATTGACGGACAGGACGTCGATGAGGTGCGAGGCGCCTACGGAGGAGGTTATGACATGCCAGCCCAAGCAATCTATCCCAACATTCCGATGGACCGGCTGCAGATGCTCTTCGCTCAGTACAGACCCAC CGCCTATTTAAGGAGTCCCACCTATGGCAATGTGAACGAACTTTATCGGCTGCCCGAGAGCAAACGTCAAGTTAGATACCGGCAATGCTACTTCAATCCCATCTCCTGCTTTAGGAAGTAA
- the LOC108069335 gene encoding uncharacterized protein: MLIVRYLIALVFSVFMVATSLKIEERYRRCNGYKISTPDRLVIKMERRGVKCQSKNLEKRRLYI; the protein is encoded by the coding sequence ATGCTAATTGTTCGCTATCTAATCGCCTTGGTCTTCTCCGTTTTCATGGTGGCCACGTCGCTGAAGATCGAGGAGCGCTACCGGCGGTGCAATGGCTACAAGATATCCACCCCGGATCGATTGGTCATCAAAATGGAACGTCGCGGTGTTAAATGTCAGTCCAAAAACCTGGAGAAGAGGCGTTTATATATCTGA